Proteins from a single region of Gossypium arboreum isolate Shixiya-1 chromosome 1, ASM2569848v2, whole genome shotgun sequence:
- the LOC108482091 gene encoding NAC domain-containing protein 7, whose product MNTFSHVPPGFRFHPTDEELVNYYLRKKIASKKIDLDVIKDVDLYKIEPWDLQELCRIGSEEQNEWYFFSHKDKKYPTGTRTNRATKAGFWKATGRDKPIYSRLNLIGMRKTLVFYKGRAPNGQKSDWIMHEYRLETNENGTPQEEGWVVCRVFKKRMTTVRKMGEYESSCWYDDQVSFIQELESPRRITQPYVAAAATTYHHHHHFPCKQELELQYNMPHDPFLQLPQLESPKVPQSTAPSISCNSVIPYNGTSTLQSSTLTHEEHLHNLNSLYNNNNIDQQQQAVDQVTDWRVLDKFVASQLSHEEGSKENNYTTNAAATSYHVAEQINLPTNESKRAEIGHHHQEYASTSTSSCQIDLWK is encoded by the exons ATGAATACTTTTTCACACGTTCCCCCGGGCTTTCGGTTCCATCCTACAGACGAAGAGCTCGTTAATTATTACCTGAGAAAAAAGATTGCTTCGAAAAAGATAGACCTAGATGTGATCAAAGATGTTGATCTTTATAAAATTGAACCATGGGATCTTCAAG AATTGTGCAGAATAGGAAGTGAGGAGCAAAATGAATGGTACTTTTTTAGCCACAAAGACAAGAAGTATCCCACAGGGACTCGAACTAATAGGGCAACAAAAGCTGGGTTTTGGAAAGCAACGGGAAGGGACAAACCTATATACTCGAGGCTTAATCTTATTGGGATGAGGAAAACCCTAGTGTTCTATAAAGGAAGAGCTCCTAATGGACAAAAATCAGATTGGATCATGCATGAGTATCGACTTGAAACTAATGAAAATGGTACTCCTCAG GAAGAAGGATGGGTGGTATGTAGGGTGTTCAAGAAACGAATGACAACAGTAAGAAAAATGGGTGAATATGAATCTTCATGTTGGTACGATGACCAAGTCTCCTTCATACAAGAACTTGAATCCCCAAGGCGAATAACTCAACCTTATGTTGCTGCAGCAGCAACAACATACCATCATCATCACCATTTCCCTTGCAAGCAAGAGCTCGAGTTACAATACAATATGCCACACGACCCTTTCCTTCAACTCCCTCAACTTGAAAGCCCCAAAGTCCCACAATCAACCGCACCAAGCATCAGCTGCAACTCGGTCATCCCTTACAATGGGACCAGCACATTGCAGTCCTCAACGCTCACACATGAAGAACACTTGCACAACTTGAACTCACTTTACAACAACAACAACATCGATCAACAACAACAAGCTGTGGATCAAGTGACCGATTGGCGAGTGCTCGATAAATTCGTTGCTTCTCAGCTTAGCCATGAAGAAGGTTCCAAGGAAAACAACTATACTACCAATGCAGCAGCTACCAGCTATCACGTGGCTGAACAAATAAATTTGCCAACCAATGAATCAAAAAGGGCAGAAATTGGTCATCATCATCAAGAATATGCTTCTACATCCACTTCAAGTTGTCAAATTGATTTGTGGAAGTGA